The Candidatus Acidulodesulfobacterium acidiphilum genome has a segment encoding these proteins:
- a CDS encoding flagellar basal body P-ring protein FlgI, whose translation MNKKILLIPLAFLFLLFWGLTTVIFFAPNSSSAATIGNVTSVYGAMSNPIVGYGLVTGLDGTGDQWGVNVTQQSIVTMLSKLGINTNEASLYEIRDTAAVMVTAELPPFAVPGEKINVTVSAIGNAESIEGGVLLMTPLKGPNGKVYALAQGSISTGGSVAAQNVMPLPGYVPVSQNFQTAGIIDNGGIVEKGVSIGLNTFKTVRLILKNPSFTNSSRIAAAINAKIGKGTAKPLNSASVEVAVPVSYSGNVSQFVSVVNAINVKTHSKAIIVIDERSGTVVMGGNIKINPVAVSNRNITLKINGKRTPNAFYLKKGLTVANLVKALNAVGASTSSIISMLESIKAAGALSAEIKVI comes from the coding sequence ATGAATAAAAAAATATTGTTAATACCCTTAGCTTTTCTGTTCTTGCTTTTTTGGGGCTTAACGACAGTTATCTTTTTTGCTCCTAATTCTTCTTCCGCCGCTACAATAGGCAACGTTACTTCCGTTTACGGAGCTATGAGCAATCCTATAGTAGGCTACGGTTTAGTTACAGGTCTTGACGGCACGGGCGACCAGTGGGGCGTTAACGTTACCCAGCAGTCAATAGTTACCATGCTGTCTAAACTCGGCATTAATACTAACGAGGCTTCTCTTTATGAAATAAGGGATACAGCCGCCGTCATGGTAACGGCCGAACTTCCGCCTTTTGCCGTTCCAGGCGAAAAGATAAACGTTACCGTCAGCGCCATCGGCAATGCGGAAAGCATAGAAGGAGGGGTTTTGCTTATGACGCCGCTTAAAGGTCCGAACGGAAAAGTTTACGCCCTTGCGCAAGGCTCTATTTCGACCGGCGGAAGCGTTGCGGCTCAAAACGTGATGCCTCTTCCGGGTTACGTTCCTGTATCGCAGAATTTTCAAACTGCAGGCATTATAGATAACGGCGGAATAGTAGAAAAGGGAGTTTCTATCGGCTTAAATACTTTTAAAACCGTCAGGCTTATTCTTAAAAACCCAAGTTTTACCAATTCTTCGAGAATAGCCGCCGCCATAAACGCAAAAATTGGAAAAGGAACCGCAAAGCCTTTAAATTCCGCAAGCGTAGAAGTCGCAGTTCCGGTTTCTTATTCAGGAAACGTATCTCAGTTTGTATCCGTCGTTAACGCTATAAACGTAAAAACTCATTCTAAAGCAATCATAGTTATTGACGAAAGGTCTGGAACGGTAGTTATGGGCGGCAATATAAAAATAAATCCGGTTGCCGTATCAAACAGGAATATTACGCTTAAAATAAACGGGAAAAGAACGCCAAACGCTTTTTATTTAAAGAAAGGCTTAACCGTTGCTAATCTTGTAAAAGCTCTTAATGCGGTAGGGGCTTCTACCTCAAGTATTATTT